AAAGTTACCTTAAATATTCTAATCTTATAACAATTTTGCCTTAATCAACATCTAAATGTGACCACATGTACCCAGACCACCCAGTGGCCTAGTTGGTGAGGAGAGGCGGTGAGCTCTGGGGGATGGCAGGCAGGTTTTGCTGTCAGGTATGGAGGGGCTTCCTGGGGAGAGGTCTGCTGGTCATTGGtcctttcctctgctttctcctgGCCTGCCCCACACTGGGCAGTCCCTCCTCTTGGGCATCCCCAGAAGCATAGCAGGGTTGATACTTTCTCTGGAACaactgggctggggcagggctggggggtggTGCTGCTTCACAGGCAAGTGGAGGCCAGGGCTGGCTTTACACAGGAGTCACAGGCTCTCTATTCAAAAgggcttggtttaatgctctgcctGGGTCGTCTTGAAATGCATAATAGCTTCTGAACAAGGGGCCCCACATTTACATTTTGCGCTGAGCCCCataaattatgtagctggtcctgcTGGAGGCCCCCCTGTCCATACACCCCTGTCTCTATGGGTCTTCCCCACTTCTTACTCACACTCAGTCAACCGTCAatacacatttactgagcacctatgtTGTGCTGAAAAGTCGTATTAGATGTTTGGAGATACAGTGATGGACAACATAAATTTGCCCCGATTTCACAAAATTACCCTCCCCACACACTCAGACACTAATCCCTACAGTGGTTTTGCAAGCCAGTTCCCCCAATGACAATCATGTTAGTTAACTGCCAATTAGGGAATACTCAGCATATTCCAGGAAATTTGCACACATCATCTTGTTTTATCCTCAAAACTGACAGCAAGGTAGGCATTATGATTCCCACTttccagatgaaaaaactgagacttACAGTTCAAATCATTTGTTCAGcatcacatagctaataagtagcagagccaggacttgcctttgttctctgttttcaacctctcctctcccccacccccaacaatgCATTCAGCAGCTTCCCCATGGGCAGGAGCTCCCAGCAGGTAGGGCTGGGGTCTAGGTCATATCcatgtccccagcccccagcatggggcTACATTGTTGTTAGGTGAAAGAATTCATACACAGACAAGGAACACAAGAAAACACAAACACTGAAATACAAAAACATACATACGTAACATATAATGTACTGGATAAGAGTTTGAAATTCAAGTCCTGACTCTTTGGGTTGAAATCCTGAATCTTCCACGTCCTAGTTATACACCTCAGTTCCCTTGTCTGCAAATAGTGATAGGGGTGTTGTGAATGCTAAATGAGGAATACATGGGAAGTGCTTAGCCTAGCACTGGCACATAGCCACTCTGCAATAAATATTAGTGATGGCTATGAAGAACATTCGTCCACACTAGCTGGCACATGCTCTCATGCTTACGTGCACCAACCTCTACTCCACCCCTCAGCCCAGACAGTCCAGACCCGCAGAGCCAGGAGGGAATAGCAGCTGCCTCTCTGCATCCCTCTGTGCTATACCTGGGCCAGTCCAGTGAGCTCCTCACCAGCTCGGTTACATcacagaaggcttcctggaagaggcctCCACCAAAGCTGGGGAAGGGAGCCAGGCCAAAGCAGGAGGGTGCTGCCCTGTGCCCTGGCTCCCTCCACGGTTCCTTACACAACCCCCCCAACCTCTACTACAgcaccctccctccaccccttccccacAGTAGaaactttcctctctcctcctgccaGAGTGTAAATTGCCCCCAGGAATGTGCTACATCCCACGGCTCCCCTGGCAGTAGCCGGCCGCTGTCCTGGGGTCAGGCCTGGCCCTACATCAAAGGCTGGGGATCGGTAACAGTGCAGCTCCTCGCCTGctgccaccttcccctccccttccaccAGCCCTTTGGCTTCCAGGGAACAGCACATGGTAGCACTTAAGCTCTGGGAGGATGCTTttcctgcacccccaccccccaccagccaCAATGAACTACTTGTTAGGAGACTATTTCAattttacttaatgtaatttCTGTTCCAGGGATCTCTGTTGCCACCCGCTTCTTGGACCAGGATGCCCTGTATAAATGTAGGGGAGGCCAACCCTTCAGAAAGTTTAACCAGAATGTGGAAATTTCACAGGTATTGGGGGTCTGGGGCTGGAAGGGGACTCTGGTACACCAAGGGAATGGGGCTAGTGCTTTGGACTCCACTCAGGAAGTAAGGGGGGTTGCTTAAGGCAGGCTCAGAGCTAGCTTGTACAACTCAGGAGGCCAGCATGAGCATCTGAAGTGTGTGTGGGGCCAGGCATCCTTGGCCAATGCTCTCTTCCAATGCCCTGGGTCCAGTAGGTAGGCATTGAGTCTGGCAGCTTTGCTTTCAGTTCTCGTGGGGGTGATTGGAGGAGGGGGGCACTTCCGGGCTCAGACTGGCCTCTGAGATTTGCTCCATCAGGTGCATCTTCTCGCAAATTCTGAAAACAAGGGATCCAATGGGCACTCTCTGGGACAGTATGGTAGTGATCTAGAGACCCCTGGTGGCCAAAGGCTGCAGAGAGAGGCCTTTCCTTAGAGCCCTACGCAGCCAGCCCCAAGCCCAAAGACCGCAAGCCCTGGCTCCTCCAGCCCCCAGAACTCTGCCATTCATTAGGCTCCCTGGAAACACTCCTCAATGGTCAGCCTCTCCCATATAGCCAAGAAACCTTGTCCCGTCTTGCTGGGAGGGAGTGTGCTGGTACCTCAGCCTCACAGTCCAGTAAGGCAAAGGAATATGTAATCTACAACCAATCAACTACAGGTGTGGGGATGGGGTGTGGGGCCAGGAAGTTAGGTTGCTGGGGCTTGTACATTTGGCTCATTTGGGGAAGATGATGAGGTGATATTCCAGGTAGCTCTGTAGTCCCCAGCCTTTTCCTTTTGCTCAGCCCCTGGGTGCACATCACACAATTGTGGGGCTGTAAATGGTAAAAAGTCACTAAGGAGGCTTTGTTTTCACAGCTCACTAACCCTGTAATGTTGCCCAAGTTTAACTCTGGGAAAGAAAGTATCCAAAACCTCATGTCATATAAACGGCTGCTAGAAGGTAGGCTGCGGAGTGGTGGGGAGAGGAAAGGCAAGGGCCcctgggagaagggaaagggtggTACAGCTTTCTTTGGCGGGGTCCAGACATTACACAAAGCTTTCTACATGTGGGCCCTGACATTCATTcccttaatctttttaaaaaaattttttaatttataattagcacattcattcttacaaatcgtgatatttatGTCCTTTGCCCAAACTATCACTTCTCaaactcccttcctccctccccgccatctctagtatccttacgtttgttctctccttctgaaagtttattgttgtggtcttttctttctttctttccttcattccttcttccctccttccttccttccctcccttccttccttcctagcagccagttatgagtgagaacatgtggtatttctgttcctttgtctggcttatttcatctaattttctccagactcatccatgttgttgcaaatggtagaatttcattcctttttatggctgagtagtattccattgtgtagatataccacattttctttatctagtcatctgttgatggacacttaggctggttccatattttggctattgtaaatagaactgcaataaacatgggagtgcaggtatcccttcaacatgatgatttccattcctttggatatatacccagtagtgggactgctggatcatatggtagttctatctctagttgtttgagaaacttccatactgttttccataatggctgtgctaatttacagtcccaccaacagtgtagaaagagttcccctttccccacaacactactgaaagaaattaaagaggacataaaaaggtgGAGAtgtgctcttggatgggaagaattacaTGAAAATGtacattctacccaaagcaatctacagattcaatgcaatccccagcaaaataccaatgacattcttcacagaaaaagaaaaaacaatccaaacattcatatggaacaaaaaaagacccgaatagccaaagcaatcctgagaaaataaataagtgaataaagtCAGAAGCatgacactacccaacttcaaattatatccctcaatatctttcattcattcactgagacTCTGGCGTGACTGGGTCTACACTGGGTGCTAAGGATACAGTTGATCAAAATAAGGTGCCTGCTGTGGGGCCCAAAACTGTCCCTGGAGGGGGAAGtaaagaggctcagagaaggatgGGATCCCAGAGGGAGGATGAACCTCCCTATACTCAGGGGTACAAAAATGACCATCCCTCCTCCTCAGTAGCCTAACCCAGATAGAGGCAGCAAACCCTGTGCAAATTGCCCCCTTACTGGGGTCTCAGAACTCTGGTCCCCCCCTTACACAACCAAGACACACATCAAGCACAATGCATCTATACCTGGCTATCCTCATCTCAGGCCTGCTTACTAACCTTGGGGAAGGCCTGGGGCCCAGTATTGCTCCAATACCTGTGCCTAGAATCAAGGCCCCAGGCTGATCCCAAGAACAGTGCTACCAGGTATGGCCTGAAACaacctctgcttcctccctttcaAAGCTATCCCAAGCTCAATAAGGCTGGGAGGGGAGCTGCAGGcctgctcccctcctcccccagagtGGAACCAGGCATCAAAAGAGCATCATCATTAAGAACATGGGCTTGAGTTTGGCCTAGCTTTGAACCCTAGCTtctccacttactagctgtatgaccttgagcaacttTTTTAGGGCCTTGctctaaaaatggaattattgtgAATTAGGTAACAAAGTGTTCAGTAGTGGATGACACGTGGTAAACACTCAATTAAATGGTACCCCAACACCAGGATTTATGGGGTCTTTCTAGCCACACCTCCCAACTTAGTGGCCAAGAGCCCAGGATAGTCAATTTTAGGCAAATCTGAAATAATGGTCTGCTTCTAAATTTTGCTACAGACACTAGAGCCAAAAATGATTCTGAAGGGGTGTTATTTGCAACTACTTGCTCCCAAGTTTCCCAGACTCTCCGGTCTGTGGGGAGAAGCCATTGCTAGTCCAGGTCAAAGCAAGACAGGGCCCAGGAATTTACCTTGTCCCTTAGCCCATACTAACAAAATTGCTGGGGATgagcagaaagaaaacaggacATGATTGGGATTTCACTCAAGAATGTGTCTTTATTGaacaatttgtaagaaaaaaggaTGGACCCTCTGTAAAACGAGATGTCGCCTCCAAATAGCAGGGAGAAATGAGAGACCTGGGTGGCTTCCCAGAAGTCAGTATTTCCAGAATGACTGGCTCCCCTTTCCCGGCAAGCCCTACAGTGTGTCATACTAAAGCTAGCATTCCTACCCACCCCCTCCCAGCCCTTCTTCCCTCTACCCCACAACCCCAAATTCCCTATAGGCATTTACCAATGGCTTTCTAAAGGCCCAGAGATAGGTGTGCCAGGACTGCCTCTTAATGGGGTCAAAGTGGGTTTTGCTTTGGAAAAATCacacaggaatgtaaaatggtctgAGCTCCTTCTAGTCCAACCAAGGACAATTGTATCCAGCCCCCTTTTAAGGGAAAGAGAGCAAAGAATTTGCCTCCTGAATGTGCACACTTGTGGGGTAAATGGACTATATCACAGTCTGCTCTTTATTAGCAAGGAGAATGGAAACAAGGTTAGAAGAATATATAATATCTGTGTTAAAGAGTCACTGAGTTTTAGAGAGCAGAGAGCACTGAGGCTTTCTGATTCCAACAAGTGCTCCTGCTGGCTGCCCTCAAGTCCTGGGCATGATCATTCCTCTCCAGCTGGGAGATTGTCCTCAATCCGCCTGATGAACCTCATCCGGATTTCTGTCACACCGTCTCCTTTCAAGGTGTCCTGGACAAACTTGGCCTCCacagccatctggacctgggggACAGTGGGAAAATGAAGGGGCAGCTGCCAAACCACAGCCTCTGGGGAACCACTGGAGATGGGGCTATAACTGACACACCAACAGCAGCCAAAGAAAGGGGGCTGGTTTCCCACAGGACTATTGCCAGCTCCAATGTTCTGTTGCAGAAGACAGCGGGCCCAAAAAATTAAGGAGCAACTTAGCAAAGAAAGCCCAAGAATGAGATAGTTACCAAATAAGACAATCTGGAAATGAACGTTCCTGGGCTGCGGGGACTAACAGCACCACCTCCTAGCCTAGTAGGGAGCATCATTATCATGTAGAGACATCCAACTTAGATCCTATCTCAGCATCATCTCTATCTCAGGCAGGCAGTAAAGCACTGCATTGAGCCAAAggcctttcttttctctcattcattcaaacatttatCAAGCCCCTACTACATTTCAGGTGTCCCAGAAGGTAAAGAGTTCCACTTACCATCTCCAAAGCTCCTCGCAACACCCCACACAAGAGATTGGAATAAATAAGGGATGAGTGGTTATCAGGCAGTTCCACAAAGTCCACCAAGGggttattttctaaaatgagggaGAATTCATCACCAGCTGGGCTCCAATTAGTAATACTTGGAGTGATGCCCAAGTACATCTTGAATGCCACCTGTCAAGAAACACAACAGCACTATAGGGAAGAGCAGTAGGAACTATACAATGGGGAAGGTGACAGGACTGGCAAATGGGAAATAAGTGGCTCAGGAACAAAACTGAGGCCTCTGTAAGACAACAAGGATTTGATATTCTGGGCAAAAATGGAGAAGCATCTGTGCATGATTCTGCACCCCTCTCCTTTAAAGCATCATACAATTACACAACAACTATCGTCTACCTACACTTCTCAGTGGAAGGAAGCACTGATCTTCTGACGGTGGCTGCCCTGAACCAGCATATGAGCGCAGAGAGGCCCTTGCCCTCTTTCCTGTCCTGTCTGTGCTACTTGAACCCATCTTCTTGAAATTGAATATAGGTAACTGGGGCAGATCTACTCTGATGACATCCTTCCCTATCCACCCTCCTAATTCCAAAGCCTCACAAAGCTCTGCCCACTATGAACCCTTTTTAGAATTTGGGTATGGCCTACATGCTTACAACCAAAAGAACCAACCTTTAGATAACTGATAACAAAAAGCTATAGGTGTTAtatcatttattaatatatagcACTAATATTAATACCATTTACTGTATGTACAACACTATACTAAGTGCATTCATTAGACCTGAATCATGTGCATTATTCATTTACTCCTtacacaaccctgtgaggtagctctcattttcttcatttt
The sequence above is drawn from the Cynocephalus volans isolate mCynVol1 chromosome 8, mCynVol1.pri, whole genome shotgun sequence genome and encodes:
- the TRAPPC3 gene encoding trafficking protein particle complex subunit 3 → MSRQANRGTESKKMSSELFTLTYGALVTQLCKDYENDEDVNKQLDKMGYNIGVRLIEDFLARSNVGRCHDFRETADVIAKVAFKMYLGITPSITNWSPAGDEFSLILENNPLVDFVELPDNHSSLIYSNLLCGVLRGALEMVQMAVEAKFVQDTLKGDGVTEIRMRFIRRIEDNLPAGEE